CGAGCCATGTCGCGCGACGTCTCGAAGGTCGCCGCAAACACGGCCAGACCGGCAATGATGAAGGCGGCTACCGTCAGGAGCACCATCACCCCGCCGAAACTCCTCATGAACGCCTTGTCGTCTTGCTCGCTGCTCACGCTGATCCCCCAACGATACGGTCGATGTTCTGTGCGGGCGGGCCAAAGCCCAGGCCTCGAAGTATATCCGAATCCCCCGGGGCGAAAAAGTTGGATCCGTGGCCACCATGGACGACACGCCCCGGAATCGCTATCCTGTGGAACTTGTCATCAAGCGCCCGTAGCTCAGTTGGATAGAGCGTCGGCCTCCGAAGCCGAAGGTCGCAGGTTCGAATCCTGCCGGGCGCGCCATGCTTTCCTTGATGCAGACTCCACGGGCTTAACTGGCGGCAACACCGTTGCAGTTGCCGGGATTCGAACCTGCGACAATAAACAAGTCAGGTTCGACCGGCCGCCGGCAGGCGGCCAGTGCCGCGGAGCGCAGCGACGCGGACCCGACGGGTGAGGCGCCTTGAGGCGCCGAAACAATCCTGCCGGGCGCGCCATCCTTCCCTCTGTCGATCCGGCCCTCCAGGCGCACCAGTGCGCCGAAGCCGCCAACGCTACCGTGGACCCGATCATGGCCACGCCGCGAGAGCGGAATAACCGCCGCAGGTTTGGTACTCAAGCGGGTTACGAGGCAATATCCACACTCGACTCACTTCCAGGATCAGGGCTTCGGCAGGAAGCGCTGATCCCGACCAATCACGAAGCGCTGACATTCTTGTGCGTCGGCGCCAGTCAGGAGCATTGGACGAAGACCCATGAAGACAAAAATCACGGAAATGTTCGGCATCCAGCACCCGATTATTCAGGGTGGCATGCACCATGTGGGCTATGCGGAGCTGGCCGCGGCGGTTTCCAATGCCGGCGGGCTGGGCATCATCACGGCACTGACCCAGCCCAGCCCCGAGGCGCTTGCCGAGGAAATCCGCCGCTGTCACGAAATGACCGACAAGCCCTTCGGTGTGAACGTCACGTTCCTGCCTTCGGTGAACACGCCGGACTACCCCGGTTACATCAAGGCCATCATCGACGGCGGCGTGAAGGTCGTGGAGACGGCGGGCAACAATCCGCAGCAGGTCCTGCCGCCGTTGCAGGAGGCAGGGATCAAGGTGATCCACAAGTGCACCTCCGTGCGGCATGCCCTGAAGGCGGAGTCCATCGGCTGCGATGCCGCCAGCGTCGACGGTTTCGAGTGTGGTGGTCATCCGGGTGAAGACGATGTGCCCAATTTCATCCTGCTCCCCCGGGCCGCGGAAGAGCTGACCATTCCGTTCGTTGCCTCCGGCGGCATGGCGAATGGCCGCTCGCTGACGGCCGCCCTGGCCATGGGCGCCGAAGGCATGAACATGGGAACCCGTTTCATCGCCACCCAGGAAGCACCGGTGCACGAACGGGTGAAACAGGCCATCGTCGCGGCCAGCGAGCTGGATACACGCCTGGTCATGCGCCCGCTGCGCAACACCGAACGGGTGCTGACCAACGAGGCCGTGGAACGGCTGCTGGAGAAGGAAAAGCGCCTGGGTGATGACCTCAAGTTCGAGGACATTATCGACGAGGTGGCCGGGGTTTATCCGCGCATCATGAAGGAGGGTGAGATGGACGCCGGTGCCTGGTCCTGCGGCATGGTGGCCGGTCTGATTCACGACGTGCCCACGGTGAAGGAGCTCATCGACCGCACCATGGCCGAATCCGAGGCGCTGATCCGCGACCGCCTCGCGGGCATGCTGGACAGCTGAGGCCTTCCGTTGCCCG
The DNA window shown above is from Aquisalimonas sp. 2447 and carries:
- a CDS encoding nitronate monooxygenase family protein; its protein translation is MKTKITEMFGIQHPIIQGGMHHVGYAELAAAVSNAGGLGIITALTQPSPEALAEEIRRCHEMTDKPFGVNVTFLPSVNTPDYPGYIKAIIDGGVKVVETAGNNPQQVLPPLQEAGIKVIHKCTSVRHALKAESIGCDAASVDGFECGGHPGEDDVPNFILLPRAAEELTIPFVASGGMANGRSLTAALAMGAEGMNMGTRFIATQEAPVHERVKQAIVAASELDTRLVMRPLRNTERVLTNEAVERLLEKEKRLGDDLKFEDIIDEVAGVYPRIMKEGEMDAGAWSCGMVAGLIHDVPTVKELIDRTMAESEALIRDRLAGMLDS